The DNA region CCGAGCTGTGGCTCCATTTTTTCGTGTATGAGCAGACCGCCCGTTGTGACGGGTCTTTGCAAGATCCACCACGGAGTATGCTCGTTAAAAGAAACGTTCTGCCTCGTGGAAGGAGAAGCCGTGGAGAAGCTAGTGGCGTTACTAGACCATGAGAACGATAAAGTGGTTGAGGCCTCGCTCGCGGCTCTTTCGAGCTTGTTGGAAGACGGGTTGGATGTGGAGAAAGGGGTGAATATACTCGACGAAGCCGACGGGATAAGGCATGTGCTGAACGTTCTGACGGAGAACAGAACGGAGAAGCTGACGAGGAGAGCGGTTTGgttggtggaaaggatcttgaggATGGAAGACATTGCGAGAGAGGTCGCGGAACAGCCGAACGTGAGCGCTTCGCTTGTGGACGCTTTTCAGAACGGCGATTTTAGGACGAGGCAAATCGCTGAGAACGCGTTGAAACATATAGACAAGATCCCGAACTTCTCGGGTATATTCCCGAACATGGCTTAGGTTGGTGGGGAGAGATGTCTTTTTTACTCTGTCCAGTGAGTTTttagtgatttaaaaaaaaaacttttttgagGGTATATGTTGTAAATTTCGATTCTTGTTTGCGTGTGATGTAAGCTATTTGATTTGCTTGTTTATATCGTACGCTGGAAATTGGAATCATTTGATCGGTCTTAGATTTGAGTATGGAAATTACTAACTagttgtccaaaaaaataaGTTCAAGGTTAACGTTAAAGTTTAAACCTAATTAGTAGCGGGCCGGGTCTAGAGCAAAAGTGTTAAACGAAGTAGCGGGCCAGATTAACGTAGAGAAGGGTCACTAATCGTGGGCCTATTGATGTTCTTCTTTCGATAATTAATTATTGTGTGTGTTTATCTAATGATTTTTAAGAATGTTTTATTAACGTTGAGCTTGATAACATCTCCACCACCAGATATTTTAATCATCTTCAATATATTAGGATTATGAATCAAATTTTAGGATTACATATTccaatttatcattttatttttagaataatgtttttttgaagaaaaaaatagagttaaaTCCACATATTTGAAGAGAGTGAAATTAAAGatctgaatataaaataaaatgcaaaaatTTTAATTCAATGTAACCAGTTATGAGATGAGATTACACAGTTTAACAAATTCAAAAGAACTGGAAGCAAATTGCAGAATTTGAAACATAAAACAGAATtgcacaaaacaaaaaaaaaacagaaacataaaacataaaagaaatagTGGCCGCCTTCATCACTTGTCTAAATCAACGGGTTTAGATTCTGAAATGACCATTAATCAGTTCCATAATGCCTTTTACAGAGATTTCACGGTGGGATCTAAACCTAGCATATAAACTTAACATGGACCCATTATTCTGATCATGTAGTCCGTTTACAGAAGACCACGACGGCTTGAACTGATAAAGATCACAACCTGCATCACCCCACTTCGAAACCACACCCATGACACTCCATGTGTTCGCTCTCACATCATAGCCATAAATTGCATCCTCTATTTCATCCTTCGCACTCACCAATACATGCCTACCATCAAAAGCCTCCACGCACCAACACAACAGCATTATTTGGTGCACTGGCTTGTTCTTAATCCGTCTCGTGAGGATCCATTTAGAATCAGTTAAGATATTCTCGAGAGCATAAAGGTAAATCAGTTCTTCAGTTGCCGATATCAATGTCAGATATTCATCGTCAGCACTGAGCAAAAGTTTCGCGCCCACTTGGTGATCAAATTTGGTCGGAATCAGACGTGCTTTCTCTGTTTCGGGATTAAAACCTATAATGCTTCCGCCGCTTTTGAACCAGCAGAGGCTTCCTTGGAAGTAAACCGGTTTCATATCCCTCATGAGATGGCTCGAGAGACAAGTGATCTTGGTTTTTGATATTTTCCATGAGTTCCCTGCGTTAATAAGAAATCCATACATGGTCTCACCTTGATTTGAAACAGCGACCTCTGTTATGCAGACGATTTTGAACCTCTGAGTAGTTTTATCGATTTGATCAACCGCAAACCCGatgttcttctttgtttccaaataacaGTAATCAAGGAACTGGTATTTCTTCGTGAGGGGATTGGCGACACAGAAACATCCATGAATATAGACAAGGATAAGGCTAGAACAGTAACCTAGGATGAAGCATATGCACTTTGAGCGACCTTTGCTATGGGATGGTCGAACTTCACCAACATGGTGGAAACATGCCATGTTGGAGCCATATACCCCGATGTAAAGCAAACTGGATGCGGTCCGGGACCAGTATAGAGATTTGAAACTTGGATCTTTGGTTATATGTTCCATAGATTTACTCGTGCACCGCATCATCACAAAGGATTTGGGATCTAATCTTAAGAGAATTTCTTTTTGGAGATCCTGAGGTAAGTTATTCAtgactaaataaatatatgttatgctcagtttttagatgattttcTCTAGTTTTTTCTTCAGCTATGTATTaagtgtatgtatatataattttttaaagagaacatattttagaaataaaatcatgaaaatacttttaaattagTAGATACATATCTTAATAAAATCATGGAAGCACATAGTAATTAGTAGCAAATATGATGTATAGTGGAAGGAAATCAGAATTgagaatataaaattaatagttgaagattttgtatttttatacgGTGTCGTTTTGACTATTTTGACTATTGTTACAATTAACGATCgttaaatgatatttaatattaaccagaataaaatttaatttatggtCAACATAAGAttgtatatttttgatttaCCAAAAAGTATGTGTTTTGGATAGAAATTCAATAATAGTTCACTTCAACACTATTTGACAAGATAATTATTTGaactaaaatacattttaacTAAATGACATTTTTCATCAAAGTTTGCTATAAGTTAccaaaatgttattttctttttctgaataGTTTTCTTTTgctcttttgttttgttgctTCCTAAGAAAATAACTTTGGAAGATTTTGATTGTTGTTATACTCAAGATTTTAGATAATaatgagatatttaattttgagGCTGTTAATAACACTTCTAAATCCAAACTATGTCCACACCATAGTTCTGTGAGCCATTAGATTAAAACAAAgtagttttaaaagttttctaAAAAGCATATATAAAACCAGCGGCGAACCCATAATTTATTTTGTGAGGAGtcataaaaatgaatataagtataaaaaatattatctatagGGGTCACTGCAGCGGTTTGAACCCATGTTTTGTGGGTTCATTGACAACTTTTTTAACCAATTACAACACATTTCATCAACAAGTGTATCTTGCAAAttcaatttataatatatttttttgaactgaagctttttattaaaattgcatgaaagaaaacaaatataaacttttaaatcTTAGTGTTTTGCTAGTTATGGATAAACATAATAAACCCAAAAGAAGTAACATAATATACCAAAGGAAGGTAAGGTAACCCAAGAAGTTACAACCAATGAAGAGACATGCAATCAGATATGCATCTGCACAAACGATCGAAggaggagatggagaagaaagtAGGAGATGGAGAAGAGACTGATTAGAGGGGTTTAATGACGATATTACCACTTGGAAATGTTACATGATTCTACACTTGTTAGCTTTCAAACCCTACTGACAAACCACATATTCCTTTGTCTACTCAAACATTACACAATTGCCTTCATAAGCCACAATGTTCCAATGGACCGGGAGTATTTTATCGAGTGCGCAAACATAAATTACATCTACCATTTGCCATATcagtgtttgtttttttagcAACGGTGGCCAAAACGTTTTACACTCAATTCTTGGGGGAATTTGATTGGAATCAGCCATGCTTGAGAGCTACGATGCTTCCCCCGTTTCTCGGCAAAGAGATCTATTGACATAAATAGGTTGCATATATTACTATAGACTACTCGAGAGGCCAAAAGCGTCACGCTCAATTCTTGGGGGAATTTGATTGGAATTAGCCATGCTTGAGAGCTACGATGCTTCCCCCGTTTCTTGGCGAAGAGATCTATTGACATAAATAGGTTGCATACATTAACATAAACTACTCGAGAGGAAAGTATCTGTAGATATTTATATTCCTTGTGTAAAGGTTAACTGGTTAGAATTCAATTTTGTTGATATTGGTAAAGACATCCAAAAAATATGTACAACTTTTGAAGGACATATAGACTGTATTTAATCAACCTTTACACTTATTGGTGTGGTAAAATCAATCTATATACTTGCTTTATTCACGTATAATGTTGGATTATGACATATGCTGTTTTGAAATATAAAGGGATGTTTCTTTATGCTTACATGTTTTAggtgttttttttgtgtttcaatTGAGTACCCTTCTCTGTTCCTCGAAGGTCTTGCCTCAAGGTCTTTTAAGTCATAGGCCGTTGTACTTCACCTGTAACGCATACACCGAACTCCTTATCACCATATTCTGACTGTTTACAAGGTGGATGTCATTGGAGACattcttcataacaaagtttcAATAAAAAGGCATAATATAAGTTGTACATATATTCCTTATAGGAGGTGCTCAACGCAATAAAATTATGAACCAAAAGAGAAAACTTAAAAGACTTAACTATCAAACTTCTATtcaatttaaccaaaataagcCACATACTCATATGTTCCTCGCTCGCACGATATGTATTTGTCTACGCGAAtctgcttcttttgtttattCTCTCCACGTTCATGAACTTGTCAGACGAAGAAGAAGGCACATCCATCTCCAGTTCTGTTTCATCTTCAATCAACAATCTTTTACCAAGTAGGGTTTCCGTTTTATTCACGAGCTTCTGAGCATATGGCGAGATTTGCCCAATCACACTCATGATCATGCTTAGATTAAAGATACACTTATCATCATGACCCACCTTCTCATCTACTTCCATCGCAGAGGAGGAAGGCTGTGTAAACTCGTAACCGTCGTCGTCTCGACTACCATCGCACCGGTTTGGAATCGAACCCTTGATACTGGAATTGAGATACGGATCGTGGGATATGAGCATGTTGATAGTTTTATCTACGGATTGCATTATAACCCGAGATTTGGGGTCCAACTTGGAGAGAATCTCATAGAGGAGATCAAAAGGTAAACTATCCAACATCCAGGTATAGAGAAAGATGTTAGGATCTTTATAACTAACTGTTTTGATTTGATGCGAATCTCTAGTAGCTAGGTAATGTGTTGTTTCTATTGATgaattgtttatatttatagagACGTAATCAATCTTTccgaaaaaaaaaggaaactaagttaacaaaataaaagggGATAACTATTCATTATTTTCCTCTAGCATATCatatgtttccaaaaaaaaaagttaatatcaAAACGGCAGCGTGTTGTTTTTTTCTGCAGCTGAAGGGTTGAAGTTCTATGACATTGAGGAAGGCAAAAGGTCCTGTAGCTACACAAGTTTCAACTGCTCAGGTCTCTCTAACGATCCacattgataaaaaaaaacccCATCTTGGTTAACACTACATTCAAAATCAAAGTTCTCGCCTTGTACATTGTTTAGGTGCATTTTGATTGCCGTTACAGAAGCATCACTGCAATCTACACCAGAGAGTCCAAACCTTTTGGCTGGGAACCGTAGCCTCCTCCTGCAATGTATTTCATAACTGAAGGAATGAAAGTCGGTGGCAAGGTTAGAAAAACACTACATTGCTTTCTACTTATGAGAAGTGAGAACAGTTTGTTACTTTGTAATGTCTTAAGTAGTGTTTGACCTGCAGAGAACTGTGATTGTTACTCCTGAAAGCTGGTTATGGTCCGAAACGAACGAACGAGATACCAATGATAATCTACAAATTGTATATGAGGAAAGCtccgttttttctttttctttttgcagaaAGTGTTTACAAAATGTGGTTTAATGATTCGggttttttagaaaaagaagagCATGTATATATGTTTGTTGTTGCAGGCTGGAGCTACATTTGAGCTAAACATAGAGCTTCCTTCAGGTGACTTCCCCTGAAGAGAAAGTAAACAAGAGTCTTCCTAACACTGATAAAGAGAGGTTTGAAGCATGGTCCCATCGCATCATTTGTCAAAAGATACATTAGAGAagagaaaatagagaaaaatgtaaaatttcGAGTATATTATGTGCCTCAACTCCAGACCAGCTCTATGTAACATAAAACAATTGGACCTTCAACACGAACTTTAAAGAAAAATGGAACGTGAGGTCTGATTTATAACGAGGGAGGGACACATGAACTGTTCATGATGAACATAACACACATTAAAGGAAGActacattttatatttgatcAATTTGAGAAATATATTACTGATATAAAAACTCACTTTTATTTAACCAGTTCTCAGTTGATGGTAAATCTAAAGATCTTAGATTGTTATCACACACTTTTTACTCTTGCAAGTTGCAACCATCTCGAATCTTAGTTATTGTCTCCATGTCTAAAGATAGAATCCCTATCAACTAGATTTGACTTTATTTGTGTTCTTAAACCCCACTTGGTTGTAGTCAACCGACAAATACCTACCAAACTAGACCAAAACAAACCGGGCTGAAGCCAAACTAAACCAACCAATCCTCTCGTCCGTACCAGCTACCATGCAGTTTAGATACCAAAGATTCCAAGGACGCTTTTATGGTTCACGAACCAAATCATCAGAAATCCGGTTATCTCAGAAATGTTATCGTTTGGTTTGCATCACGGTTTTGGTTGATTTAGAGATCGGGATGTGGCTGTTATGATCTCTAAACATCACCATCAGTATCAAATCAAAATAAGAGTCCCACACACAAAGGCAAAGAAGATCTTGATCTTTAAAGATTTGCTTCTGGTGGTTATAAATCAATGATTATGCATAAACAACCACAACGACCAAGAATCAAAATGTCAACAGTAGATGAATAGACTAAATATCACACTTTATACACATAGTATGGTCTATTATCTGGTTGATACTTGATAGCCTATGTTCAATTTTATCAACAGAAATAGTTTTGACTTTTCCGGTGAATACTCGAGGCCACATTGAAAAGTAAGACATACATAATGTATTAGATtgggttttagaaaaaaaaaaaagaaaaaaggagatTCCCAGTGTCATTGTCATAAAACCAAAGATGTGGCATATAGCAATCTCCTGCCCACAAGTGATTGAATTTGGTCAATTTCAATGCATTTTCTTTGAGGttacattatttttaaactcgcaattgatttattatatattagtaaGGGGAGATGATTATAGAGTTAccaatagttatttaatatatggtCTGAAAAAGGGTTTGTATAGTGACATGTTTAAATGATCTTCCAAttcattttccaaaatattataagttaaaaagaaaaattagagcATGTGTGGAGAAAGAAGTGGACGGTCATAAAACAGGAAGTGGAGAGTGCACTGAGAACAGAAAGAGCCAACCAGAGAATTAAGAACagttttaattttgtattgATTTACTATATTTAGAAACTCATATAATCACACGTTCCCTCCTACATTCCTGTCTAATGTGTTTAGTatccttcttcgtcttcttaAAACTTCTTTgggaaaattatataaaatctgTTAGTTATTTTGTGTGGACTATAACCTTAGAGCTAAGCATTAGCAACACTCTTGTTATATGATATTATTAGTAAGctccatatgtatatatactgcACTTTAAGGTGTTTCCATTTCTCTTCTGCAGCCAAGATTTTGGTAAACAAGTCCTTGAGTTCTAAGCAATAACGCATAGTTATATGCATAAGATTTAAACTAAAACCTAACGAAAATTTGACCAAGTGTCTTCTACACCTGCTATTATAAAGTTAGTTATGCATCATCATCGTTGAGACAGTTTTTAAAGACCATGCATTGACAAGTAACACGAGAACGACCATATATTCGGCCGATTCTTGTATTCTCcacatatttttgttaatattattcataatatgtctagaaaaaatataatccaGCATAAAACTTGAAATAACGTCAGTGCTACATATTCATCGTTACTGAAATGTACAATATATTCGAATCGAGGCCGACTGCTCTGACTTAGTAAATATGATAGATTATTCGGTGGACTAGCTGGCCTTCCACACGAAGCTTGCCTCTTTTCATATACTACATTTCGATTTCGAGTTGATTACTCTTGTCCACGTTTCTATAGCCGTAATGAACGAGCAGATTCTCTAGCTAAAGAAGTTAAGAG from Raphanus sativus cultivar WK10039 chromosome 8, ASM80110v3, whole genome shotgun sequence includes:
- the LOC108821826 gene encoding putative F-box/kelch-repeat protein At1g20790, with the translated sequence MANGRFMNNLPQDLQKEILLRLDPKSFVMMRCTSKSMEHITKDPSFKSLYWSRTASSLLYIGVYGSNMACFHHVGEVRPSHSKGRSKCICFILGYCSSLILVYIHGCFCVANPLTKKYQFLDYCYLETKKNIGFAVDQIDKTTQRFKIVCITEVAVSNQGETMYGFLINAGNSWKISKTKITCLSSHLMRDMKPVYFQGSLCWFKSGGSIIGFNPETEKARLIPTKFDHQVGAKLLLSADDEYLTLISATEELIYLYALENILTDSKWILTRRIKNKPVHQIMLLCWCVEAFDGRHVLVSAKDEIEDAIYGYDVRANTWSVMGVVSKWGDAGCDLYQFKPSWSSVNGLHDQNNGSMLSLYARFRSHREISVKGIMELINGHFRI
- the LOC130498481 gene encoding uncharacterized protein LOC130498481; translated protein: MLDSLPFDLLYEILSKLDPKSRVIMQSVDKTINMLISHDPYLNSSIKGSIPNRCDGSRDDDGYEFTQPSSSAMEVDEKVGHDDKCIFNLSMIMSVIGQISPYAQKLVNKTETLLGKRLLIEDETELEMDVPSSSSDKFMNVERINKRSRFA